In Leptodactylus fuscus isolate aLepFus1 unplaced genomic scaffold, aLepFus1.hap2 HAP2_SCAFFOLD_839, whole genome shotgun sequence, a single genomic region encodes these proteins:
- the CLDN7 gene encoding claudin-7, whose translation MANSGLQILGFLMALIGWIGLIAATIMPQWRMSSYAGDSIITAVAIYQGLWMSCATQSTGQIQCKVYDSMLQLDAALQATRALMVLSLVVGIFGMAISAMGMKCTKCGGDDAVKKARIAMTGGFVFLLAGLAALIACSWYGNQIIRDFYNPLTPINTKYEFGAGVFLGWAGSLLVILGGALLSCSCPRRNSYKNKGYPKGGGARTKASSTGKDYV comes from the exons ATGGCCAACTCCGGGCTGCAGATTTTAGGCTTCCTGATGGCGCTGATCGGTTGGATCGGGCTGATCGctgccactattatgccccagtgGCGGATGTCCTCGTACGCCGGAGACTCCATCATCACGGCCGTGGCCATATACCAGGGGCTGTGGATGTCCTGCGCCACCCAGAGCACCGGCCAGATCCAGTGCAAGGTCTACGACTCCATGCTGCAACTGGacg CCGCACTTCAGGCCACCCGAGCCCTCATGGTGCTTTCTCTCGTGGTCGGCATCTTTGGCATGGCCATTTCTGCTATGGGTATGAAATGCACCAAATGTGGAGGAGATGACGCTGTGAAGAAGGCGCGGATTGCCATGACTGGAGGCTTTGTCTTCTTGCTTGCCG GTTTGGCCGCCCTTATCGCTTGCTCCTGGTATGGCAATCAGATCATCCGGGATTTCTACAACCCGCTTACACCAATCAACACAAA GTACGAGTTTGGTGCTGGGGTGTTCCTTGGCTGGGCCGGCTCTCTCCTAGTAATCCTTGGAGGCGCTCTTCTGTCCTGTTCATGTCCTCGCAGAAATAGCTACAAGAACAAGGGTTATCCCAAGGGTGGAGGAGCAAGAACCAAAGCCTCCTCCACCGGCAAGGACTATGTCTGA